A part of Limihaloglobus sulfuriphilus genomic DNA contains:
- the yajC gene encoding preprotein translocase subunit YajC, translated as MTEIYSLISAAILAEEGDVVTAEVAGEAQNQVSAAANGSPQGDVESQGTPEQKPFNPMSLALPVLLFVVMYFILFRGPRKQQKEQQKMRSSLAKNDRVVTIGGMYGIILDITDDEVTLKVDESNNTKIKMAKAAISRKV; from the coding sequence ATGACAGAAATTTATAGTTTGATATCAGCAGCGATACTCGCCGAAGAAGGCGATGTAGTAACAGCAGAGGTTGCCGGCGAGGCACAAAACCAGGTAAGCGCCGCGGCCAACGGTTCACCCCAGGGTGACGTTGAGTCTCAGGGCACACCTGAGCAGAAGCCGTTTAACCCGATGTCTCTGGCACTTCCGGTTCTGCTTTTTGTGGTTATGTACTTCATTCTGTTCCGCGGCCCGCGTAAACAGCAGAAAGAACAGCAGAAGATGCGAAGCAGTCTTGCCAAGAACGACCGTGTTGTTACAATCGGCGGCATGTACGGGATTATCCTTGATATAACCGATGATGAGGTAACCCTGAAAGTTGATGAGTCAAACAATACCAAAATCAAGATGGCCAAAGCGGCTATCTCCAGGAAGGTATAA
- the secD gene encoding protein translocase subunit SecD — MKTNDAWKRILIIAVVILAVLMVYPPREKLKPGLDLAGGSSLVYQIDTEGMSKSEINGLAANMVPIISRRIDPNGVSNLIIRPQGDTRIEIQLPLASEATRKLRQDYREAVDALESGNINIASVIRALRETPEKRAQMLAELGNTDEKKAVLDELAAAYDAREAAREERDQADARKSEIAGKLAELNVNERVLEYRLTSWVEMEADELSEAIDKFVNPEGEEAELTEEQKAQNAQKKNLILSYMSAHEKWADAVNSLTGENGLNTTFDQAVSKIADLNINVEAFEKKIETASRNEHIAELKERFPARSDEIDNFIEKFDVYKNVRGRLDDPEDLKRMLRGAGVLEFRILPYPGDGTLAEYQAKSYIDQLQKQGPKLASDDKFAWFRIEDYNNWNNQGAVLSQFADEWYVLASNDPDETMLKGAGGGWKLAKAKADTDQYGRRAIGFMFNESGANLFYKLTSNNIDRALCILLDDTAISAPNIQSGIRSQGIITGSFSQTEQSDMVNKLNAGSLPARLSEAPISEKTIGATIGEEYRDQGIKAGLIGLVAVAAFMIVYYMAGGIVASVALVLNILFILAVMAFSRATFTLPGIAGLILTMGMAVDANVLIFERIREELKSGTSLKMSIANGYQKAFRTILDANATTFITALILYLVASEEIKGFAIVLMYGIISSMFTALFVTRVIFNWMMASGMIKDSIKMLTILRNPSVNWMGLRKVFFVISAVLVIGGLTVFFTRDNTRSNKYDIEFTGGTSLQINLVEDAGLDRVDVEKMVRQKGEEIGSSGLMSARVYTVGESGNQFEVNTIETNKTYIDVKFSDASMTADMAAAKINETIKNEQLTILNVDVVSREDGALRIYTSQIPKSEMNTLIADTFEGVEYAAGEPQVEQIVNEAVIDTFGDLLKRQRDLSPEIVKAQIIDDALVEDKPELAQFFSGLLIECKLDKQVSGKELAARFNSLRFKSNVDEMAWYQYDLLNTDATPITDESMLDSFYYISVHPDAGYRELDENELTSYISGEKEKVIAAASMESSLPRVTQFNPSIGAEAKTKALIAIILSLLAIIGYIWIRFGEARFGFAAIAALVHDVCITLGAVTACTYIAETPLGAALGIRDFKIDLQMIAAFLTIIGYSLNDTIVVFDRIREQRGRRGIIRANLISDSINMTISRTLLTSLTTLLVVVIMYIGGGVGLRGFTFAMMVGIIVGTYSSIAIAAPILLLGNTSKTPEKNSK; from the coding sequence ATGAAAACAAATGATGCTTGGAAGAGAATACTTATTATAGCCGTAGTGATCCTTGCGGTATTGATGGTTTATCCGCCCCGTGAAAAGCTCAAGCCCGGTCTTGACCTTGCCGGCGGCTCATCGCTGGTGTATCAGATCGATACGGAAGGCATGAGCAAGAGCGAGATCAACGGCCTTGCCGCGAACATGGTGCCTATCATAAGCCGCCGTATCGATCCCAACGGCGTTTCCAACCTTATTATCCGCCCGCAGGGCGATACGCGTATCGAGATACAGCTTCCGCTGGCATCCGAGGCGACTCGTAAACTTCGCCAGGATTACCGCGAGGCGGTAGATGCGCTGGAAAGCGGAAATATCAATATAGCCTCTGTTATACGGGCTCTGCGCGAAACACCGGAAAAGAGGGCGCAGATGCTTGCCGAGCTTGGCAACACAGATGAGAAGAAGGCCGTTCTCGATGAGCTCGCCGCCGCGTACGACGCACGTGAAGCGGCACGCGAAGAACGCGACCAGGCAGACGCCCGGAAAAGTGAAATCGCCGGTAAGCTCGCCGAGCTTAATGTTAATGAGCGTGTTCTCGAGTATAGACTTACAAGCTGGGTTGAGATGGAAGCCGATGAGCTTTCCGAGGCGATTGATAAGTTCGTCAACCCCGAAGGCGAGGAAGCCGAGCTCACAGAGGAGCAGAAGGCCCAGAACGCCCAGAAGAAAAACCTCATTCTCTCATATATGTCTGCGCACGAGAAGTGGGCAGATGCCGTTAACTCGCTCACAGGCGAAAACGGCCTCAACACTACCTTTGACCAGGCGGTTTCCAAAATAGCCGACCTGAATATCAACGTCGAGGCTTTCGAAAAGAAAATAGAAACTGCAAGCCGCAACGAACATATTGCCGAACTCAAAGAACGTTTTCCTGCACGCAGCGACGAGATCGACAATTTTATCGAAAAGTTCGATGTCTATAAAAACGTTCGCGGCAGGCTTGATGATCCCGAAGACCTCAAGAGAATGCTCCGCGGTGCCGGTGTTCTTGAGTTCCGGATTCTTCCCTACCCCGGCGACGGCACACTCGCAGAATATCAGGCGAAGTCGTATATCGATCAGCTCCAGAAACAGGGCCCGAAACTTGCTTCAGATGATAAGTTCGCCTGGTTCAGGATCGAGGACTATAACAACTGGAACAATCAGGGAGCAGTTTTATCACAGTTTGCCGATGAATGGTATGTGCTGGCCAGCAATGACCCCGATGAAACTATGCTCAAGGGTGCCGGCGGCGGCTGGAAACTCGCCAAAGCCAAGGCCGATACTGACCAGTACGGACGGCGCGCTATCGGATTCATGTTTAACGAATCAGGCGCAAACCTGTTCTACAAACTCACATCAAACAATATTGACCGTGCCCTGTGTATCCTGCTTGATGACACTGCCATCTCTGCCCCGAATATCCAGTCGGGTATCCGCTCGCAGGGTATCATTACCGGCAGTTTCTCGCAGACCGAGCAGAGCGACATGGTAAACAAGCTCAACGCAGGCTCACTGCCGGCGCGTCTGAGCGAGGCTCCCATATCAGAGAAGACCATCGGTGCCACCATCGGTGAAGAATACCGCGACCAGGGTATCAAGGCGGGGCTTATCGGCCTTGTTGCCGTTGCCGCGTTCATGATCGTTTACTACATGGCAGGCGGTATTGTAGCTTCTGTGGCGCTGGTTCTAAACATCCTGTTTATCCTGGCTGTAATGGCCTTTTCACGTGCGACGTTTACCCTGCCGGGTATCGCCGGTCTTATCCTGACTATGGGTATGGCGGTTGACGCGAACGTGCTTATCTTCGAGCGTATCCGTGAAGAGCTTAAATCCGGCACTTCGCTGAAAATGTCGATAGCCAACGGTTACCAGAAGGCATTCAGGACAATTCTCGATGCCAACGCGACGACGTTTATAACAGCTCTTATCCTTTATCTGGTTGCATCCGAAGAGATCAAGGGCTTCGCAATCGTGCTTATGTACGGTATCATATCGAGTATGTTTACCGCACTCTTTGTTACTCGCGTAATCTTCAACTGGATGATGGCTTCCGGTATGATAAAAGACTCGATTAAGATGCTTACGATTCTCCGCAATCCTTCCGTCAACTGGATGGGGCTTCGCAAGGTGTTCTTTGTTATTTCCGCGGTTCTGGTTATCGGCGGGCTTACGGTTTTCTTCACCCGCGACAACACACGCAGCAATAAATACGATATTGAGTTTACCGGCGGTACAAGCCTCCAGATCAATCTGGTAGAAGATGCCGGGCTTGACCGTGTTGATGTCGAAAAGATGGTACGCCAAAAAGGCGAAGAGATCGGCAGCAGCGGGCTGATGAGTGCCAGGGTCTATACCGTAGGCGAGAGCGGCAATCAGTTTGAGGTCAACACGATCGAAACAAACAAGACGTATATAGATGTCAAATTCTCTGATGCCTCGATGACCGCCGACATGGCGGCAGCTAAAATCAACGAGACTATCAAAAATGAGCAGCTTACTATTCTCAATGTTGATGTGGTTTCACGTGAGGACGGCGCCCTGCGTATTTATACCAGCCAGATACCCAAATCTGAAATGAACACGCTGATAGCTGATACTTTTGAAGGCGTTGAATACGCCGCGGGCGAGCCGCAGGTAGAGCAGATTGTGAACGAAGCGGTTATTGACACCTTCGGTGATCTGCTCAAACGCCAGAGAGACCTGAGCCCTGAGATTGTCAAGGCGCAGATTATAGATGATGCTCTCGTAGAGGACAAACCCGAGCTGGCGCAGTTTTTCAGCGGTCTGCTGATTGAGTGCAAACTTGACAAGCAGGTCAGCGGCAAAGAACTCGCCGCCAGGTTCAACAGCCTCCGGTTCAAGTCAAATGTTGACGAGATGGCGTGGTATCAGTACGACCTGCTCAACACAGACGCAACTCCAATCACTGATGAGAGCATGTTAGATTCGTTCTATTATATCAGTGTTCATCCGGATGCGGGTTACCGTGAGCTTGACGAAAACGAGCTGACAAGCTATATCTCCGGCGAAAAAGAAAAAGTCATCGCCGCCGCTTCCATGGAAAGCTCGCTTCCCAGAGTTACCCAGTTCAACCCGTCTATCGGTGCCGAGGCCAAGACAAAAGCCCTCATAGCGATTATCCTTTCGCTGCTGGCGATTATCGGTTATATCTGGATCCGTTTTGGCGAGGCACGTTTTGGTTTCGCGGCTATCGCGGCGCTTGTGCATGACGTTTGCATCACCCTTGGTGCGGTCACTGCCTGTACCTATATCGCCGAGACACCGCTGGGTGCGGCTCTTGGTATTCGCGATTTCAAGATCGACCTGCAGATGATCGCGGCGTTCTTGACAATCATCGGTTACTCGCTCAACGATACGATTGTTGTTTTCGACCGTATCCGTGAGCAGAGAGGGCGCAGAGGCATTATCCGCGCCAACCTCATAAGCGATAGTATCAACATGACAATTTCCCGTACTCTGCTTACATCGCTGACCACTCTGCTTGTTGTGGTTATCATGTACATCGGCGGCGGTGTCGGGCTTCGCGGATTTACCTTCGCGATGATGGTTGGTATCATTGTCGGTACTTACTCGTCAATAGCTATCGCGGCACCGATTCTGCTGCTGGGCAATACTTCGAAAACACCTGAAAAGAATTCCAAATAA
- a CDS encoding NAD(P)/FAD-dependent oxidoreductase: protein MPFNNYDVCVIGGGASGLMAAAAAAESGLKTALIEKNTSMGRKLLVTGGGRCNVTNILEPQEFLRRCRPYDRFLRHSIYSFPPRALMEFLTQRGVETKVLESNCVFLSGERAYELLEALLEENRRSGTSMVYGRRVEAVEKSDEHFSLICGKDTYTCRKLIIAAGGASWPQTGSTGDGYALAASLGHRIAEPRACLVPLEVKENWVSRLAGVSLPAVSISCRQTKKHPVTGGLVFTDTGIGGPAVLNFSREILPLLEQSPVEAFIDLMPDLNIEELGERFAASITANPKSNFYSLMREYVPRSLGNVIADLAGINPRTQAAVLPKAQRRRTVSLLKSLELTITGTRPLKIATVTRGGAANDQIDPKTMESKLCPGLYLCGEVIDIDGPCGGFNLQIAFSTGRLAGMSAAL from the coding sequence GTGCCTTTTAATAATTATGATGTTTGCGTAATCGGCGGCGGAGCGTCAGGGCTTATGGCGGCGGCAGCGGCGGCAGAGAGTGGACTAAAAACCGCTCTCATTGAAAAAAATACTTCTATGGGTCGAAAACTTCTGGTTACCGGCGGCGGAAGGTGCAACGTTACAAACATTCTTGAGCCGCAGGAGTTTCTCCGCAGATGCAGACCGTATGACCGCTTCCTGCGTCATTCAATATATTCGTTCCCGCCGCGTGCACTGATGGAGTTTCTCACACAGCGGGGTGTTGAGACAAAGGTACTGGAGAGCAACTGCGTTTTTCTCTCCGGCGAAAGGGCGTATGAACTTCTGGAGGCTCTGCTCGAGGAAAACAGGCGCAGCGGAACCTCCATGGTTTACGGACGCAGAGTCGAAGCCGTTGAAAAATCAGATGAGCATTTCAGCCTTATCTGCGGCAAAGACACTTACACCTGCCGAAAGTTGATAATCGCCGCCGGCGGGGCATCATGGCCGCAGACCGGCAGCACCGGAGACGGCTATGCGCTTGCCGCGAGCCTGGGACATAGAATAGCCGAGCCAAGAGCGTGCCTGGTTCCGCTGGAAGTCAAAGAAAACTGGGTCAGCAGGCTGGCAGGGGTTTCGCTGCCTGCGGTTTCAATCTCCTGCCGTCAAACAAAAAAACATCCCGTTACCGGCGGGCTGGTCTTCACTGATACCGGCATCGGCGGCCCGGCAGTTCTCAATTTCAGCCGCGAAATACTGCCGCTGCTGGAACAATCACCCGTCGAGGCGTTTATAGACCTTATGCCGGATCTGAATATCGAAGAGCTGGGCGAGAGATTTGCCGCAAGCATAACAGCTAACCCGAAATCAAATTTCTACAGCCTGATGCGTGAATACGTTCCCCGCTCGCTTGGCAACGTGATAGCTGACCTTGCCGGCATCAACCCCAGAACTCAGGCAGCTGTTCTGCCAAAGGCGCAGCGGCGAAGAACAGTATCGCTGCTCAAATCGCTTGAGCTGACCATCACCGGCACACGCCCGCTTAAAATTGCGACCGTCACACGCGGCGGCGCGGCAAACGATCAGATAGACCCAAAGACTATGGAGTCAAAGCTCTGCCCGGGTCTTTACCTGTGCGGCGAAGTCATCGACATAGACGGCCCGTGCGGCGGCTTCAACCTGCAGATCGCATTCTCTACGGGCAGACTCGCCGGCATGAGTGCGGCGTTATAG